In one window of Anabaena cylindrica PCC 7122 DNA:
- a CDS encoding tyrosine-type recombinase/integrase, with protein MITLAALATAFLERPGLAENTLRSYQSTLMPLLQEYGRWSIEIINRQVLWEYLNHLTDVSYTTHHRHQAVITALFNFAVDLGYLKSNPVAGLTRRKPNREQGEHASEEAVRYLTSHQLGILYQVIKKDARMSALVRLLHSSGTRITEVLALNLEQIDFKSRKFQVVGKGNKQRWCFYSEVAQKSLNHYFKYYRHLTHPALFTAQQPKTLVVSRLSYRMAHKSWTSLIGNTTELQGVRLHDLRHTFATERVGLMGIEELRALMGHESIQTTLRYQKVTPQRAEQVAHQAFNSLPSFCE; from the coding sequence ATGATTACTTTAGCTGCTTTAGCCACTGCATTTTTAGAACGTCCGGGATTAGCTGAGAATACTCTGCGTTCATATCAGTCTACTTTAATGCCATTACTCCAGGAGTACGGCCGATGGTCAATAGAAATCATCAATAGACAAGTTTTGTGGGAATATCTCAATCATTTAACTGATGTTTCTTATACTACTCATCACCGTCATCAAGCTGTGATTACGGCTTTGTTCAATTTTGCTGTTGATTTGGGATATCTCAAATCTAATCCGGTTGCTGGACTGACAAGACGTAAGCCGAATCGAGAACAAGGAGAACACGCTTCAGAGGAAGCTGTGCGCTATCTTACGTCTCATCAATTAGGCATTCTGTATCAAGTCATTAAAAAAGATGCGCGGATGTCTGCGTTGGTGCGCTTGTTACATAGTAGTGGGACGAGAATTACTGAGGTATTGGCTCTAAATTTGGAGCAAATTGATTTCAAGTCCAGGAAATTTCAGGTGGTTGGTAAGGGTAATAAGCAACGGTGGTGTTTTTACAGTGAAGTGGCGCAAAAGAGTCTAAATCACTACTTTAAATACTACAGACATTTAACCCATCCAGCCTTGTTTACTGCTCAACAGCCCAAAACTTTGGTTGTTTCTCGTCTGTCGTACCGGATGGCGCATAAATCCTGGACTAGTTTGATTGGCAATACGACCGAACTTCAGGGGGTGAGACTGCATGACTTACGGCACACTTTTGCTACAGAACGGGTGGGGCTAATGGGGATTGAGGAACTTAGGGCATTGATGGGACATGAGAGCATTCAGACAACTTTACGGTATCAGAAAGTAACGCCACAACGGGCAGAACAAGTAGCACATCAGGCGTTTAATAGTCTGCCTAGTTTTTGCGAATAG
- a CDS encoding ATP-binding protein encodes MPDHNSIQLHNSQPLSSAIQQADVMSLSLLFSLGRYYLDIPFDQSNPIWKINTPKTLLEAPNFLLLEQVGNPVGNATQQPLTALQTALSACHAPGQYSLIFIVTSDGVQNRIYFGVRGHSSIHNSYQFVENLGNFLQGNWSGTRLRRCNNQESPIDTSLHNMDYAVALTGVPSLKPGDGQGYPQTLDRLMRGMRGKKYAYVVIAEPVNRTEVDGVIYQCRNLLGLVHSLTKMNLSLAETEGSSESINYGGSKGVSTSGMNTDFTMSLLLGANGLAEIFPPAGLLAAFASMGLPFLSSKLGWQKTQSDSENINWGNSFSSNFSLSRTIGKEYINAHAQAVESQLERYTTRFEQSENMGCWNVGTYLLAQDPITAQQGATQLKSLLNGEKSCFEPMRMHDLHPIWANGVQVALSDLRQPEIQISRQQEKDIQHPLGNLFNGLTTPLNTEELALLVNLPRQEIPGVRVMPTASFSLNSPVSSLGAEIQLGDLLDGGEPTPLKYKISLKSLTKHTLLTGINGSGKSTTCLKIIREMLKVKIPFLVIEPAKTEYVEWAIAHNQKLPPDSPDRITIYMPGEHSAQKMQELEPLILNPFDIIWLGTEEIPQILSHIDRLKSIFNGSFPMQEVLPILLEEVLFATYRKPFDWLADPLPDFSTSRPTLTQMLDKIRPVIKGKGYEEKIADNLIAALTTRIQSLRQGWKKKLFDQPKSTSWSTLFDRPAVINISYLGDDADKSFTMALILQFLYEYRQAQRDSPIFPKTSAGSLSHLLIIEEAHRIMLRTGQGTVEQANPQAKVAEMFSNILSEIRAYGQGLLVVDQVPSRLIPDAIKNTNLKIVHRLVAADDRQTMGDCMGLNPEQSAIINRLRPGQAIAYGDLDDAAAWIQVTT; translated from the coding sequence ATGCCAGATCACAATTCCATACAATTACACAACAGTCAACCCCTATCATCAGCTATTCAACAAGCCGATGTTATGTCTCTGTCACTGCTGTTTAGTTTAGGACGCTATTACTTAGATATTCCCTTTGATCAAAGCAATCCCATCTGGAAGATTAATACACCAAAAACTCTCTTAGAAGCACCAAATTTTCTCCTGCTTGAACAAGTAGGCAATCCTGTCGGTAATGCTACCCAACAACCATTAACAGCCTTACAAACAGCCTTATCAGCTTGTCATGCACCTGGACAGTATTCCCTAATCTTTATTGTCACCAGTGACGGAGTACAAAATCGTATTTATTTTGGGGTGCGTGGTCATAGTTCCATTCACAATTCCTATCAATTTGTAGAGAATTTGGGAAATTTTCTCCAAGGAAACTGGTCAGGTACTAGGCTCAGACGGTGTAATAATCAAGAATCACCAATTGACACCAGTTTACATAACATGGATTACGCTGTGGCACTCACAGGTGTTCCTTCTCTCAAACCAGGAGACGGCCAAGGCTATCCACAAACTTTAGATCGTCTCATGCGGGGAATGAGAGGGAAAAAATATGCCTATGTTGTCATTGCTGAACCTGTTAATAGAACCGAAGTTGATGGGGTGATTTATCAGTGCCGCAATTTACTAGGTTTGGTACATTCTCTAACTAAAATGAATCTTTCCTTAGCAGAGACAGAGGGAAGTAGTGAAAGTATCAATTATGGTGGTAGTAAAGGTGTAAGTACCAGTGGTATGAACACAGATTTCACCATGAGTTTATTACTAGGAGCAAACGGATTAGCCGAAATTTTTCCTCCCGCTGGATTATTAGCTGCTTTTGCTTCTATGGGATTACCTTTTTTGAGTTCCAAATTGGGATGGCAAAAAACACAATCTGATAGTGAAAATATTAATTGGGGTAATAGTTTCAGCAGCAATTTTAGCCTTTCTCGCACTATCGGCAAAGAGTATATTAATGCCCACGCTCAAGCAGTAGAATCTCAATTAGAGAGATATACAACTCGGTTTGAACAATCGGAAAATATGGGTTGTTGGAATGTGGGTACTTACTTATTAGCTCAAGACCCAATCACAGCCCAACAAGGAGCAACCCAATTAAAATCACTTTTGAATGGTGAAAAAAGTTGCTTTGAGCCGATGCGAATGCATGACTTACATCCAATTTGGGCAAATGGGGTACAAGTTGCTCTCAGCGATTTGAGACAACCAGAAATACAAATTTCTCGACAACAGGAAAAAGATATCCAACATCCACTAGGAAATTTATTTAATGGCTTAACAACTCCTTTAAATACGGAGGAATTAGCATTATTAGTTAATCTCCCTCGTCAGGAAATACCTGGAGTGCGGGTGATGCCAACAGCTAGTTTTAGTCTTAATTCTCCTGTTAGTTCCCTTGGGGCAGAAATCCAATTAGGAGATTTATTAGATGGAGGAGAACCGACACCTTTAAAATATAAAATATCATTAAAAAGCTTGACAAAGCATACTTTATTAACAGGGATTAATGGGAGTGGAAAATCTACTACTTGTTTAAAAATTATCCGCGAAATGCTCAAAGTGAAGATTCCTTTTTTAGTAATTGAACCTGCTAAAACAGAATATGTAGAATGGGCGATCGCTCATAATCAAAAATTACCCCCGGACAGTCCTGACAGAATCACCATATATATGCCTGGTGAACATTCTGCTCAGAAAATGCAAGAACTAGAACCACTAATTCTCAATCCTTTTGATATCATCTGGTTGGGAACGGAAGAAATTCCTCAAATTTTATCTCATATAGATCGATTAAAATCTATCTTTAATGGTTCTTTTCCTATGCAGGAAGTTTTACCAATCTTATTAGAAGAAGTGCTGTTTGCCACTTACAGAAAACCCTTTGATTGGCTCGCAGATCCTTTACCAGATTTTAGTACATCTCGTCCCACTTTGACACAGATGTTGGATAAAATTAGACCTGTAATTAAAGGAAAAGGTTATGAAGAAAAAATTGCTGATAATTTAATTGCGGCTTTAACGACACGGATTCAAAGTCTCCGTCAAGGTTGGAAGAAAAAGCTATTTGATCAACCGAAATCAACCTCTTGGTCAACCCTATTTGATCGTCCAGCAGTCATTAATATTTCTTATTTAGGAGATGATGCAGATAAATCTTTTACAATGGCTTTAATTCTACAATTTCTATATGAATATCGACAAGCCCAACGAGATTCACCCATTTTTCCGAAAACATCAGCAGGTTCATTATCTCATTTGCTGATTATTGAAGAAGCCCATAGAATCATGTTGCGAACAGGTCAAGGGACAGTGGAACAAGCTAATCCTCAAGCTAAAGTCGCTGAAATGTTTTCTAATATTCTCTCAGAAATTAGAGCCTACGGACAAGGTTTATTAGTTGTTGATCAAGTTCCATCTCGGTTGATACCTGATGCAATTAAAAATACTAATTTGAAAATAGTACATCGTTTGGTAGCAGCAGATGATCGCCAAACAATGGGGGATTGTATGGGGTTAAATCCTGAACAATCGGCAATTATTAATCGTTTACGACCTGGACAAGCGATCGCTTACGGTGACTTAGATGATGCTGCTGCTTGGATACAAGTAACAACATAG
- a CDS encoding Hsp70 family protein, whose protein sequence is MNYCNYYGFDCGTTNWRIFQVSGTESNQADSISEPQPVSLTICDSARHSLSAALLLNEDSQILACGERAYEDSSIGVNLLDAFKLCFGNNQTVIASDPNRRYTHVEALSYTGKLLSKVLDRLLEEKQNFLGNNNQFIFTHPVHWGKTKNNGEIEGTILNDFAVTIRAYFPDQLHENIHFVSEPEAALLSLVQTKQLQKLVKGYSLIVDIGGGTTDLVAGQWTSEGLQDIRYFGAAYGGNHFDQAIADYIANKFKLDELQQLSLDRQLRYYGRKFKENLSQQARINYHQPVNLIVVLAAPTETNVLRQAISLTCAEFEKITTDGQKYLHDSLLASLEEMELNSGDIGQIILVGGGARLFIVSNILREIFGNSIPIIYGDPPESTVARGAALWGMRSSLLTKKTIDILEELVVNPLPKNEVIINDSQPAVIVQISTVYPTHHLNIMNNNTQIRQEMEQVQAELQSALKEIIILAKKELKPEQFKEIEVEFQELNELLERLKTGLVYIGLFGKTGAGKSAIANSLIGSDIAGVNVANDFTREVMAYQKEPWNIVDVPGIMGDPVYEKMALDEARKSHGLIFVINSEPYEPELKLFEWVHNAVPNIPKIVFVNKWDVLEAGHDDAELKVVRQKITEKMGKFVKSPNDIIYGSARIKQNGTMVRQELPQLLNKMYEDAGTLGQVMNILDPAHRADDLTQNINNKILEVRIKIARKAINGFAVGAVASEFIPFTQLILTPGILASMVFTVIKIMGKQANKEDAKKMTKELLTACGQVLGVEFAAVAAADLLLDIITVVTGPIGAAIALFADVSALGYYKYQRTAILGEVTIEYVRNNYSWAGSQQAVIKRCKETASQHYFSIQKKNK, encoded by the coding sequence TTGAATTATTGCAACTATTATGGTTTTGATTGTGGGACAACTAACTGGCGAATTTTTCAAGTAAGCGGAACAGAGTCAAATCAGGCTGACTCAATTAGCGAACCGCAACCTGTATCACTCACAATCTGCGATTCGGCACGACACAGTTTGTCTGCCGCTTTATTACTGAATGAAGATAGCCAAATTTTAGCTTGCGGAGAAAGAGCTTATGAAGACTCGTCTATCGGCGTAAATTTATTAGATGCTTTCAAATTATGTTTTGGTAACAATCAAACCGTCATAGCATCTGACCCAAATAGACGTTACACCCATGTAGAGGCATTAAGCTATACAGGAAAACTACTCTCAAAGGTATTAGACCGACTCCTAGAAGAAAAACAAAACTTTTTAGGAAACAATAACCAATTTATTTTTACTCATCCCGTGCATTGGGGAAAGACAAAAAATAACGGTGAAATTGAAGGAACAATTCTTAATGATTTTGCTGTAACTATCCGAGCTTATTTTCCTGATCAATTGCACGAAAATATCCATTTTGTTTCTGAACCAGAAGCAGCTTTGCTCAGTTTGGTGCAGACTAAACAATTACAAAAATTGGTTAAGGGATATAGCCTAATTGTTGATATTGGGGGTGGCACTACGGATTTAGTAGCAGGACAATGGACATCTGAGGGTTTACAGGATATTCGCTATTTTGGTGCAGCTTATGGGGGAAATCATTTTGATCAGGCAATTGCAGACTATATTGCTAATAAGTTTAAATTAGATGAATTACAGCAGCTTTCATTAGATAGACAGTTACGTTATTATGGTCGCAAATTCAAGGAGAATTTGAGTCAACAAGCCAGAATCAATTATCATCAACCTGTTAATTTGATAGTAGTCTTGGCTGCTCCTACAGAAACAAATGTTCTGCGTCAAGCGATTAGTTTAACTTGTGCAGAATTTGAAAAAATAACAACTGATGGTCAAAAATATTTGCATGATTCTCTATTAGCATCTCTAGAAGAAATGGAGTTAAATTCTGGAGACATTGGACAAATCATTCTAGTTGGTGGTGGAGCTAGATTATTTATAGTTTCCAATATTTTGCGAGAAATCTTTGGCAACTCAATTCCAATTATCTATGGAGATCCTCCAGAATCTACAGTTGCTAGAGGTGCTGCTTTATGGGGAATGCGTTCTAGTTTACTGACAAAAAAAACTATTGATATTTTGGAAGAATTAGTAGTTAATCCCTTACCAAAAAATGAAGTCATTATTAATGATTCTCAACCTGCTGTAATAGTTCAAATATCTACAGTATATCCAACACATCATCTAAATATCATGAATAATAACACACAGATTCGGCAAGAAATGGAGCAAGTGCAAGCTGAACTTCAATCTGCACTTAAGGAAATAATTATTTTAGCCAAAAAGGAACTTAAGCCAGAGCAATTTAAAGAAATTGAAGTTGAATTTCAGGAACTTAATGAATTACTGGAAAGGCTGAAAACAGGTTTAGTTTATATTGGGTTATTTGGAAAAACAGGGGCAGGAAAATCAGCAATTGCTAATTCACTAATAGGTTCTGATATTGCTGGAGTTAACGTTGCAAATGATTTCACTCGTGAGGTAATGGCATACCAAAAAGAACCTTGGAATATAGTTGATGTACCAGGAATTATGGGTGATCCAGTTTATGAAAAAATGGCGCTTGACGAAGCTAGAAAATCTCACGGACTCATTTTTGTAATCAATTCTGAACCTTATGAACCAGAACTAAAATTGTTTGAATGGGTACATAATGCTGTTCCTAATATTCCTAAGATTGTGTTTGTGAATAAGTGGGATGTATTAGAGGCTGGACACGATGATGCAGAATTAAAAGTTGTGCGTCAGAAAATTACCGAAAAAATGGGTAAGTTTGTCAAATCACCTAATGACATTATTTACGGGAGTGCCAGAATTAAACAAAATGGAACGATGGTGCGTCAAGAATTGCCACAATTGCTAAATAAAATGTATGAGGATGCAGGCACACTTGGACAAGTGATGAATATTCTCGATCCTGCCCATCGTGCTGATGATCTTACCCAAAATATCAATAATAAAATTCTGGAAGTGCGGATAAAAATAGCCAGGAAAGCAATTAATGGTTTTGCTGTGGGTGCAGTAGCGAGTGAATTTATCCCTTTTACACAACTAATTCTCACTCCTGGAATTTTAGCAAGTATGGTATTTACTGTGATTAAAATTATGGGCAAACAAGCCAATAAAGAAGATGCCAAAAAAATGACCAAAGAACTGTTAACGGCTTGTGGTCAAGTTTTAGGTGTGGAATTTGCTGCTGTAGCTGCTGCTGACTTGTTACTAGATATTATAACGGTTGTTACAGGCCCAATTGGAGCCGCGATCGCTTTATTTGCTGATGTTAGTGCATTAGGCTATTACAAATATCAGCGTACAGCTATTTTAGGTGAAGTAACTATTGAGTATGTTCGCAATAATTATAGTTGGGCAGGAAGTCAACAAGCTGTAATTAAGCGTTGTAAAGAAACTGCTTCACAACATTATTTTTCTATTCAGAAGAAAAACAAATAA
- a CDS encoding GUN4 domain-containing protein: MRINNNMTGTGLIVFLIIILLVFSVVILKKNHRLNQQHNQKNIREKLSKQLSEEEEIITIPPPPILNIPKPTSISLVSEKGIDYTDLQHLLENLQWQKADAETRFILQKIGNVVNSNYLNADDIFQLSCRDLQTIDTLWLYYSNCHFGLTVQYQLWQESKQELNLFGEWVGWCKRGVFIRESELIYDLTAPVGHLPVAYIPIVGNCLWIVLDSVTWFNQKLQSCQQN; this comes from the coding sequence ATGAGGATTAATAACAATATGACAGGTACAGGATTAATTGTTTTTTTAATTATTATTTTATTAGTTTTTTCTGTGGTAATTCTTAAGAAAAATCATAGATTAAATCAACAACATAATCAAAAAAATATTCGTGAAAAGTTATCAAAACAATTATCAGAAGAAGAAGAAATTATCACTATTCCACCTCCACCTATTTTAAATATTCCTAAACCTACAAGCATATCTCTAGTAAGTGAGAAAGGAATTGATTATACAGACTTACAGCATCTTTTAGAAAATTTACAATGGCAAAAAGCCGATGCAGAAACAAGATTTATTTTGCAAAAAATAGGTAATGTTGTTAATTCTAATTATCTTAATGCTGATGATATATTTCAACTTTCTTGTAGAGATTTACAAACTATTGATACTTTATGGTTATATTATAGTAATTGTCATTTTGGTTTAACGGTACAATATCAACTATGGCAAGAATCAAAACAAGAGCTTAACTTATTTGGGGAGTGGGTAGGATGGTGTAAAAGAGGAGTATTTATTCGAGAATCAGAGTTAATTTATGATTTAACCGCCCCTGTTGGACATCTTCCTGTTGCTTATATTCCCATCGTGGGTAATTGTTTATGGATAGTGTTAGATTCAGTAACATGGTTTAATCAAAAGTTGCAAAGTTGTCAGCAAAATTAA
- a CDS encoding GTPase domain-containing protein: protein MSKRDRAREWVNNYAITGTGIVVAAIIPGSTSIALMAIEGTMCFHIGRIYRGDDFSMKEAGAIAASVGLAAVAGQIIALEALTLVPWAGWAAKAAIAGGIIKALGEAIISYYENKDSQFSPTSTITFKPQTIEIVEIEPPNKIITLIGTTSAGKSSTANALLGYEAFSIGAEHGTTTQVNQEDYMRGYSLRDTPGLMDDTNFNEIVWEAIQDSELVIYVTGEGQLYRQELEIFKRIRESQIQWDQDSETMGVRQLALYVNREDVKQSTMDSQTIQQEANLIRNQVSQWIPSHKVVFGASSPIARGIRQPAQIEALESLINSHINNQK from the coding sequence ATGTCTAAACGAGATCGCGCTAGAGAATGGGTCAATAACTATGCAATCACGGGAACAGGAATTGTTGTGGCAGCAATTATTCCTGGATCAACTTCGATCGCATTGATGGCAATAGAAGGAACAATGTGCTTTCATATTGGGAGAATTTATCGCGGCGATGATTTTTCTATGAAAGAAGCAGGAGCGATCGCGGCCAGCGTCGGTTTGGCAGCAGTAGCAGGGCAAATCATCGCCTTGGAAGCATTAACCTTAGTTCCCTGGGCTGGATGGGCAGCTAAAGCCGCGATTGCAGGTGGCATCATCAAAGCATTAGGAGAAGCCATTATTAGCTATTACGAAAATAAAGATTCCCAGTTTTCTCCAACTTCCACTATTACATTTAAACCCCAGACAATTGAAATTGTTGAAATTGAACCCCCTAACAAAATCATCACTTTAATAGGCACTACAAGCGCAGGTAAATCTAGCACAGCTAATGCTTTATTAGGCTATGAAGCTTTCTCTATCGGGGCTGAACATGGCACAACTACACAAGTTAATCAAGAAGACTATATGAGAGGTTATTCCCTCAGAGATACACCAGGTTTAATGGATGATACTAACTTCAATGAAATTGTTTGGGAAGCTATCCAAGACAGTGAGTTAGTCATCTATGTCACAGGAGAAGGTCAACTTTATCGGCAAGAATTAGAAATTTTCAAACGTATCCGTGAAAGTCAGATTCAGTGGGATCAAGATTCTGAAACAATGGGAGTTCGCCAATTAGCACTTTACGTAAATAGAGAAGATGTCAAACAATCAACTATGGATAGTCAAACTATTCAGCAGGAAGCTAATTTAATTAGAAACCAAGTCAGCCAATGGATACCCTCTCACAAAGTAGTATTTGGAGCTTCATCGCCCATCGCTAGAGGAATTAGACAACCAGCCCAAATAGAAGCTCTGGAATCTTTAATTAACTCCCACATAAACAATCAAAAATAA